One window from the genome of Bacillus tianshenii encodes:
- the tatC gene encoding twin-arginine translocase subunit TatC, with product MERTMSLVDHLGELRKRLITVLLAFTVFLIATFIFVEDIYQMIVNHFSVKLAILAPTEILWVYFMIAGVCAIALTIPVAAHQLWLFIRPALYPHEQKVTLAYIPALFLLFVFGFAFSYVVILPIVLNFLMELSGEMMQTYFTTEKFFRFLLNMTLPFGLLFELPVVTMFLTSLGIINPYRLQKVRKYAYLVLVIIAAVITPPDLLSEILVIIPLLLLYECSILLSKVVLRRREKKGTFPGIMKEAVWDCFLFFRITD from the coding sequence ATGGAACGAACAATGTCACTTGTTGATCATTTAGGTGAGTTAAGAAAACGGCTAATTACTGTGCTTCTTGCATTTACCGTATTTTTAATTGCAACATTTATTTTCGTGGAAGATATTTATCAAATGATTGTTAATCATTTTTCTGTAAAGCTTGCCATTTTAGCACCGACAGAGATTCTTTGGGTGTATTTTATGATTGCAGGGGTTTGTGCAATCGCTCTGACTATCCCGGTCGCAGCACATCAATTATGGTTATTTATTCGTCCTGCACTCTATCCACATGAACAAAAGGTGACGCTTGCTTATATTCCAGCATTATTTCTATTATTTGTGTTCGGTTTTGCATTTAGTTATGTGGTGATTTTGCCTATTGTGCTTAATTTCCTGATGGAGCTGTCAGGAGAGATGATGCAAACGTATTTTACAACCGAAAAATTCTTTCGTTTTCTATTAAATATGACCCTGCCATTTGGACTTTTGTTTGAGCTTCCTGTTGTGACAATGTTTTTGACAAGCTTAGGAATTATCAATCCATACCGATTACAGAAAGTACGGAAATATGCCTATCTTGTACTTGTCATAATTGCAGCTGTCATTACACCGCCCGATTTATTGTCTGAAATTCTTGTGATTATTCCGTTATTGTTATTGTATGAATGCAGTATTTTACTTTCGAAGGTTGTCCTACGTCGGCGTGAAAAAAAAGGAACTTTCCCTGGAATAATGAAGGAAGCAGTATGGGACTGCTTCCTATTTTTTAGGATAACCGACTAG
- a CDS encoding methyl-accepting chemotaxis protein, with product MFKNKPVGFKIALFFIILSIISAGSFIFTTMFLANQETDGKVINIAGRQRMLSQKMSKEALEISALSNQQKREDLQKTMALFDSSLNDLINGNEEEGIPQASPEVNQQLKKVEALWKPFKENIEIIISDQDNAEAAIENIVSSNVPLLTEMNTAVTMYEEESKQKVGSLKAELFVSMLITIFVSFIGWLFLNKQITKPLEALSYVANQVALGKLNVKRIEHHTNDEIGQLSSSVNSMLENLRNLMSKIKGTSESLVLSANDLNGSIAETTVAAEHLTHIAEETSEGADEQLRCVKESIDIVNQLTERMNTISASSHEMSELSSVSSENVKQGAEAIDSVVKQMAEIHSSVDSMSGFIHNLKEQSLKIGKISLMITDIAEQTNLLALNASIEAARAGEHGKGFAVVASEIHKLAGQSKQSADQISSMISDIQQETGKINTYMDEGKEKVNSGIEATEVVNHAFDKIEENTYLLVSQVSGVSKSLEEMTTSSQEIVASIQKVKEIAEKEAASSHDGSAATEQELATMEEMRASADMLAEMGQELQQLLKKFEL from the coding sequence ATGTTTAAAAACAAACCAGTCGGATTTAAGATTGCTTTATTCTTTATTATCCTTTCAATTATAAGTGCTGGAAGCTTTATATTTACAACAATGTTTCTTGCCAATCAAGAAACAGATGGAAAGGTAATAAACATTGCTGGAAGACAGCGGATGCTAAGTCAAAAAATGAGTAAAGAAGCACTTGAAATTAGTGCACTTAGCAATCAACAAAAGCGTGAAGATTTGCAGAAAACGATGGCCTTATTTGATTCATCCCTTAATGATCTTATCAACGGAAATGAAGAAGAAGGAATTCCACAAGCATCACCTGAAGTAAATCAACAGTTGAAGAAAGTCGAAGCTCTCTGGAAACCTTTCAAGGAAAATATTGAAATCATCATTTCAGACCAAGACAATGCTGAAGCCGCAATTGAAAATATCGTTTCAAGCAATGTTCCTCTTCTAACTGAAATGAACACAGCCGTAACGATGTATGAGGAAGAATCCAAACAAAAAGTTGGTTCATTAAAAGCAGAGTTGTTTGTTTCCATGCTAATTACTATCTTCGTTAGTTTCATTGGTTGGCTCTTCTTAAATAAACAAATTACAAAGCCACTTGAAGCTCTATCCTACGTTGCAAACCAAGTGGCACTAGGAAAGCTGAATGTTAAACGAATTGAACATCACACTAATGATGAAATTGGACAATTGAGCAGTTCTGTTAATAGTATGCTGGAGAATTTACGCAACCTTATGAGTAAAATTAAAGGCACATCTGAAAGCCTTGTCCTTTCCGCAAATGACTTAAATGGTAGTATTGCGGAAACAACAGTAGCTGCTGAACATCTAACACATATTGCTGAAGAAACGTCAGAAGGCGCTGATGAGCAATTACGATGCGTAAAAGAATCAATCGATATTGTAAACCAGCTTACTGAAAGAATGAATACTATTTCAGCCTCTAGTCATGAGATGTCTGAGCTTTCATCTGTTTCTTCTGAAAATGTGAAACAAGGCGCAGAAGCAATTGACTCTGTCGTCAAACAAATGGCCGAAATCCATAGCAGCGTCGATAGTATGAGTGGTTTTATTCACAATTTGAAAGAACAATCCCTTAAAATCGGGAAGATTAGTTTAATGATTACTGATATTGCAGAGCAAACAAACTTATTGGCATTGAACGCTTCTATTGAAGCAGCAAGAGCTGGAGAACACGGAAAAGGATTCGCAGTCGTTGCAAGTGAAATCCATAAGCTTGCTGGACAGTCTAAGCAATCAGCAGACCAAATTTCCAGTATGATTTCAGATATTCAGCAAGAAACAGGAAAAATCAATACGTATATGGATGAAGGAAAAGAGAAAGTGAATTCTGGTATTGAAGCAACAGAAGTCGTTAATCATGCATTTGATAAGATTGAAGAAAACACATACTTACTTGTCTCTCAAGTAAGCGGAGTTTCCAAGAGCTTAGAGGAAATGACAACAAGCAGCCAAGAGATTGTTGCTTCTATTCAAAAAGTAAAAGAAATTGCTGAAAAAGAAGCAGCCTCCAGCCACGATGGTTCAGCTGCTACTGAACAAGAGCTTGCCACGATGGAAGAAATGCGTGCATCAGCTGATATGCTTGCAGAAATGGGGCAAGAACTCCAACAACTCCTGAAAAAATTTGAATTATAA
- a CDS encoding lipocalin family protein, giving the protein MLARVNLPKDAGPHASSNVEWWYFFTFLDGHKGSKFALMASFFRVGESDCIKGHYLIHSLIDLKAKTQKNFSGIDKKLYLQMLGFYLPSYLLFHPSNMQMWKLSKQLLTKHLPRPHTLLKDISIGRNPTELCYGEAKLSFQDEEKGTFQVKMKAKSNFINLTFTPTKPVALIGGDGKPSDLYYYSYTRNDVEGQIKRRHTIENLKGEGWFDHQWGRDYGLLKDRGWNWFGLQLDDGRELLISETRLIKTGKTSSHMANLISQDGSLQFTDNVAIEPLSYWTSLKTGAKYPINWRIRIPAFQMEINVEAIFNAQEMPIIGPLQAIWEGACTVIGDEALPNGQLVKLKGKRIYRASRLS; this is encoded by the coding sequence ATGTTAGCAAGAGTGAACCTTCCAAAGGATGCCGGGCCTCACGCTAGCTCTAATGTGGAATGGTGGTATTTTTTTACGTTCTTAGATGGTCACAAAGGTAGCAAATTTGCCTTGATGGCTTCTTTTTTCCGAGTTGGAGAATCCGATTGCATTAAAGGGCACTATCTTATTCATTCCTTAATTGACTTAAAAGCAAAAACACAAAAAAATTTTTCAGGAATTGATAAGAAATTGTACCTTCAAATGCTGGGCTTCTACCTTCCAAGCTACTTATTATTTCATCCTTCAAACATGCAGATGTGGAAATTATCCAAGCAACTACTCACAAAGCACCTCCCTCGTCCCCATACTCTCTTGAAGGATATTTCAATCGGAAGAAATCCGACTGAATTGTGTTATGGAGAAGCAAAGCTTTCCTTTCAAGATGAGGAAAAAGGTACATTTCAAGTGAAAATGAAGGCCAAATCAAATTTTATCAATCTAACTTTTACGCCAACTAAGCCCGTTGCCTTAATTGGTGGTGATGGCAAACCAAGTGATCTCTATTATTATTCTTATACACGTAACGATGTAGAAGGCCAAATCAAAAGACGGCATACAATCGAAAACCTTAAAGGCGAAGGATGGTTTGATCATCAATGGGGAAGGGATTATGGGCTACTTAAAGATAGAGGTTGGAATTGGTTTGGTCTCCAACTGGATGATGGCCGAGAATTGCTTATTAGCGAAACACGTTTGATAAAAACAGGGAAAACATCTTCTCACATGGCCAATCTTATCTCCCAGGATGGTTCCCTCCAATTTACAGACAATGTTGCCATTGAACCTCTTTCATACTGGACCAGCTTAAAAACAGGAGCCAAATATCCAATTAATTGGAGAATCCGAATCCCCGCCTTTCAAATGGAAATAAATGTTGAAGCAATTTTTAACGCGCAGGAAATGCCGATTATCGGACCTCTTCAAGCCATTTGGGAAGGAGCTTGTACGGTTATTGGCGATGAAGCATTACCAAATGGGCAACTCGTTAAGTTAAAGGGGAAAAGGATTTACCGAGCTAGTCGGTTATCCTAA
- a CDS encoding DUF839 domain-containing protein: MDRRKFLTYMGTGAAALTVASTGLGAFADKAAAKSHMFDNKKKVSGMKFKPIAPSAKDDVVLPRGYKYDVVAAYGDVINKKGDTFGFNNDFTCYFPIKNSSEEGLLWVNHEYTNAMFVEGEKKNGKYTNQQIEKLLYNQGGSIIKVHRVEGKWEMDTTSSYARRVTGLTPFQLTGAASGSKAVGGAKKVQGTFANCSGGKTLWNTLLSCEENYEYTARDAGLDETHYGWVIEVDPFNENFAVRKHTALGRFHHENAAMGLTNDGRVVVYMGDDKRDACVYKFISKGKYVASRGTNNSKLLEEGTLYAANFGKGRWEPMTIENVRNAIKDDQELLEKFQTQADVLVNADEAAKLIGGTPTDRPEDLEISPFDKTVFIAHTNNSDHGNFHGQITRLFEDKDDLGSLTFNFEIFAAGGRQSGFSAPDNLTFDTNGNLWTVTDISSSKHNKGIYESFKNNGMFVIPTMGKNMGDAYQFASAPVEAEMTGPWFTPNETTLFLSVQHPGEESESLSNLTSMWPHRPGDTIPRPGVIAITGF, from the coding sequence ATGGATCGTCGTAAATTTTTGACTTATATGGGAACTGGAGCAGCAGCACTAACAGTGGCCTCTACAGGATTAGGTGCATTCGCAGATAAAGCAGCAGCAAAGAGTCACATGTTTGATAACAAGAAAAAGGTATCTGGAATGAAGTTTAAGCCAATTGCTCCTTCAGCTAAGGATGATGTTGTGTTGCCACGTGGTTATAAATACGATGTGGTAGCAGCATATGGAGATGTAATCAATAAAAAAGGCGATACGTTCGGCTTTAATAATGATTTCACATGTTATTTCCCAATTAAGAATTCAAGTGAAGAAGGCCTTCTATGGGTAAACCACGAATATACGAACGCAATGTTTGTTGAAGGTGAAAAGAAAAATGGAAAGTACACAAATCAGCAAATCGAAAAGCTACTTTATAATCAAGGTGGTTCAATTATTAAAGTGCATCGTGTAGAGGGTAAGTGGGAGATGGACACGACTTCTAGCTATGCACGTCGTGTAACAGGCCTAACGCCATTTCAATTAACCGGAGCAGCAAGCGGCTCAAAAGCTGTCGGTGGAGCAAAGAAAGTACAAGGTACATTTGCAAATTGTTCTGGTGGTAAGACACTTTGGAACACGCTTTTATCCTGTGAGGAGAACTATGAATATACGGCAAGAGATGCAGGTCTTGACGAAACTCATTATGGTTGGGTAATTGAAGTTGACCCATTCAATGAAAATTTTGCAGTCCGTAAACATACAGCGCTTGGTCGTTTCCACCATGAAAATGCAGCTATGGGTCTTACAAATGATGGACGAGTTGTTGTTTATATGGGTGATGATAAGCGCGATGCATGCGTATATAAATTTATTAGTAAAGGAAAATATGTCGCTTCAAGAGGAACAAATAACAGCAAGCTTCTTGAAGAAGGTACCCTTTATGCTGCCAACTTTGGAAAAGGTAGATGGGAACCGATGACAATTGAAAATGTACGCAATGCAATTAAAGATGACCAAGAATTGCTTGAAAAGTTCCAAACACAAGCGGACGTTTTAGTGAATGCTGATGAAGCAGCAAAACTAATTGGAGGGACACCGACAGATCGTCCAGAAGACTTAGAAATCAGCCCATTTGACAAAACAGTATTTATCGCACATACAAATAACAGCGATCATGGGAATTTCCATGGCCAAATCACACGGCTTTTCGAAGACAAGGATGACCTAGGTTCTCTAACATTCAACTTTGAAATCTTTGCAGCAGGTGGAAGACAAAGTGGTTTCAGTGCACCAGATAACCTTACATTTGATACAAACGGAAACCTTTGGACAGTGACTGATATCTCATCAAGCAAACATAATAAAGGAATTTATGAATCATTCAAAAATAACGGCATGTTCGTCATCCCAACAATGGGTAAAAATATGGGGGATGCTTATCAATTTGCCTCAGCACCAGTTGAAGCTGAAATGACAGGACCTTGGTTTACACCAAATGAAACGACATTATTCCTATCCGTTCAGCACCCAGGTGAAGAATCTGAAAGCTTAAGCAACCTAACAAGCATGTGGCCGCACCGACCTGGTGATACAATTCCACGCCCTGGTGTCATTGCTATCACTGGATTCTAA
- a CDS encoding DUF2188 domain-containing protein: MKEYSVVPNKDATGWYVKIEDTAPTDLYDERSAAIEKAEEIAKDNSPSRLLIQDKYHEVVEERTF, encoded by the coding sequence ATGAAAGAATATAGTGTAGTTCCAAACAAAGATGCAACAGGTTGGTACGTAAAGATTGAGGACACAGCTCCTACAGATCTATATGATGAGCGTTCGGCTGCAATTGAAAAAGCAGAGGAAATTGCAAAGGACAATAGTCCAAGCCGATTACTTATTCAAGACAAATATCATGAAGTCGTTGAAGAAAGAACATTTTAA
- a CDS encoding YpmS family protein, giving the protein MFEKLKTRNKWKLLFISLGVVNLAIITLLIFLLFVPNSPARLPSGNNPEGEVAEFTISSSKQNLNQIMNNFLEELPKKKNFDYSISLKNDLELRGSIVAFEQKIPMAVTFEPVVQKNGDLVLQQKSIKLGRLQLPNKKVLEYLKDNYELPEWVVINPSEENIYIAITQMETKSNLKVEVKKFNLEKNELVFKVKIPHEAFNYGKKGVNLKGFFN; this is encoded by the coding sequence ATGTTTGAAAAACTAAAAACACGAAATAAATGGAAGCTTTTATTTATCAGCCTAGGCGTCGTTAACCTTGCAATCATCACATTGCTCATATTCCTATTATTTGTGCCCAATTCACCTGCACGCCTGCCTTCAGGCAATAACCCTGAAGGCGAAGTCGCTGAATTTACCATTTCTTCCTCTAAACAAAATTTAAATCAGATTATGAATAATTTCTTAGAGGAATTACCAAAGAAGAAAAACTTTGATTACTCGATTTCCTTAAAGAATGATCTTGAGTTACGAGGTTCCATCGTTGCATTTGAGCAAAAGATTCCAATGGCAGTAACGTTTGAGCCTGTCGTACAAAAAAATGGCGACCTTGTTTTACAACAAAAATCCATTAAGCTGGGACGATTACAGCTGCCAAACAAGAAAGTCCTCGAATATTTAAAGGACAACTATGAGCTACCTGAATGGGTAGTCATTAACCCAAGTGAAGAAAATATCTATATTGCTATTACGCAAATGGAGACGAAAAGCAACCTAAAAGTAGAGGTAAAGAAATTCAATCTTGAAAAGAATGAACTTGTCTTTAAAGTGAAAATCCCTCATGAAGCCTTTAATTATGGTAAAAAGGGAGTTAACTTAAAAGGGTTCTTTAATTAA
- a CDS encoding small acid-soluble spore protein H, whose amino-acid sequence MDARRAQSIAEAPEMINVTYNGKPIYIQHVDEKSEMVRIFPLGQPEREEEVPVQSLKEES is encoded by the coding sequence ATGGATGCACGTCGCGCCCAAAGTATCGCAGAAGCACCAGAAATGATTAATGTCACCTATAATGGTAAGCCAATCTATATTCAACATGTTGATGAAAAAAGCGAGATGGTCAGAATCTTTCCTCTTGGACAGCCTGAAAGAGAAGAAGAAGTACCTGTACAAAGCTTAAAAGAAGAGTCTTAA
- a CDS encoding thermonuclease family protein, with amino-acid sequence MSRGRIFVALLMLLLIFLSLPLPFAKAAIVPQTYEATVDHIVDGDTLYIDKPILGTRKVRYANIDTPETYHQPSYKQHLIDDQLDHSQKYHGERAKEQLQSLLPPGEEIILEVGQTTKDYYGRLLAKVIRKKDRIDTNLEMIQRGLAVTYFIWPVDDKHTYNQYQKALKNAKRFHLGIWDRNHPLMELPFVFRKRDHRSTYKKYVGNSETKEYVLPQYWYKVPVENRIFFNEMQQAQDAGYQAKEVPTLSPAPLYL; translated from the coding sequence ATGAGTAGAGGGCGAATATTTGTAGCCCTTCTGATGCTTCTTTTAATTTTTCTCTCACTCCCATTACCATTTGCAAAAGCAGCTATAGTGCCGCAAACATATGAAGCAACAGTTGATCATATCGTTGATGGGGATACACTCTATATTGATAAACCAATCCTTGGTACGAGAAAGGTCCGTTATGCCAATATTGATACACCTGAAACTTATCATCAACCTTCATACAAGCAACATCTTATCGATGACCAATTAGATCACTCACAAAAATATCACGGTGAACGTGCAAAAGAGCAGCTACAATCTTTGCTTCCCCCTGGTGAAGAAATCATTCTGGAAGTTGGACAAACAACAAAGGATTACTATGGACGCTTATTAGCGAAAGTCATCCGCAAAAAAGATCGGATTGATACAAACTTGGAAATGATTCAAAGGGGATTAGCTGTAACTTATTTCATCTGGCCAGTTGACGATAAGCACACGTATAATCAATATCAAAAAGCGTTGAAAAACGCAAAACGATTTCATCTCGGGATTTGGGATAGAAACCACCCCCTAATGGAACTTCCTTTTGTGTTTCGAAAGCGCGATCACCGTTCCACTTACAAAAAATATGTTGGAAATTCTGAAACAAAAGAATATGTATTACCCCAATATTGGTATAAGGTACCGGTCGAAAACCGAATTTTCTTTAATGAGATGCAACAAGCGCAAGATGCTGGCTATCAAGCAAAAGAGGTGCCGACACTTTCGCCGGCACCTCTCTATCTTTAA
- a CDS encoding MFS transporter has product MMHNSEEAVPSSYRKTILVLSISVWLVVMNTTMFNVALPNVLHDFSLSPSQGAWIVSGYSIVLAIFTITYTRLSDYIPIRSLLITGIIILGVSSLLGFFATNFIWLLIARLCQASGAAAIPGLSYVFAGRYIPLENRGRAMAMIASASSLGFGLGPVVGGIITEHLNWNYLFAITLLVLAVIPVLFRLLPNQATHKGSFDLLGGMLTGLSVTSFLLFISTLQWTFGILGIIFIFLLWLRITKTPVPFIQPILFKNSDYRKLVYMSFLGFCTHFAILFLMPLMLKHIYDKQPTMVGFIIFPGAMLSAIAAIYVGRLIDRYGNMKVMLLAHILLTISTIIFYLLSPLNFYMIMVAYMFTSFGFSSLSSSSTNEVSKILPKELIGSGIGMKQLIQFVGSASGSVIGGILLEFLGEGYTVNAFQSTFLMILLLMLLSCLIFFIYLKTNKTTQG; this is encoded by the coding sequence ATGATGCATAACTCTGAAGAAGCGGTCCCTTCCTCCTACAGGAAAACGATTCTTGTACTTAGTATTTCAGTTTGGCTTGTCGTAATGAACACAACAATGTTTAATGTAGCACTGCCTAATGTTTTGCATGACTTTTCATTGAGCCCATCTCAAGGGGCATGGATTGTTTCCGGATACTCCATTGTACTTGCTATTTTCACGATTACCTATACACGTTTATCTGATTATATCCCGATTCGCTCACTACTGATTACGGGAATTATTATTTTGGGGGTTTCCTCTCTACTAGGATTTTTTGCAACGAATTTTATTTGGCTCCTTATTGCTAGACTTTGCCAAGCATCAGGAGCAGCTGCCATACCAGGCCTATCTTATGTCTTTGCAGGTCGGTATATCCCCCTAGAAAATCGGGGGCGGGCCATGGCAATGATTGCTTCAGCTTCATCACTTGGGTTCGGCTTAGGACCAGTGGTAGGCGGCATTATTACCGAGCATTTAAATTGGAACTATTTATTTGCGATTACCCTATTGGTTTTAGCAGTTATTCCTGTTTTATTTCGCCTTTTACCAAATCAAGCAACTCACAAAGGTTCCTTTGATCTTCTAGGAGGAATGTTAACAGGCTTAAGTGTGACCTCATTTTTGTTATTTATCTCAACTCTTCAATGGACATTCGGCATCCTTGGGATAATATTCATTTTCTTACTTTGGTTACGCATTACCAAAACACCTGTCCCGTTTATCCAGCCAATATTATTTAAAAATAGTGATTATCGAAAACTTGTGTATATGAGCTTCCTTGGATTTTGTACTCATTTTGCTATCTTGTTTTTGATGCCCTTAATGTTGAAGCATATCTATGATAAACAACCTACAATGGTAGGGTTTATCATTTTTCCAGGAGCTATGCTTTCGGCTATAGCTGCTATTTACGTTGGTAGATTAATTGATCGATATGGGAACATGAAAGTGATGCTATTAGCACATATTTTATTAACCATCTCGACCATTATTTTTTATCTCTTATCCCCCCTTAACTTTTACATGATTATGGTTGCCTATATGTTTACAAGCTTTGGATTTTCGAGTCTATCGTCTAGTTCTACAAATGAGGTTTCTAAAATTTTACCGAAAGAGTTAATTGGCTCAGGTATTGGGATGAAGCAGTTAATCCAGTTTGTCGGCAGTGCCTCCGGATCTGTAATTGGCGGGATTCTACTTGAATTTCTTGGAGAAGGATATACAGTAAACGCCTTTCAATCGACATTTTTAATGATTCTGCTTTTAATGCTACTATCTTGCCTTATCTTCTTCATCTATCTGAAAACAAACAAAACTACTCAAGGCTAG
- a CDS encoding SGNH/GDSL hydrolase family protein, translated as MRKFFNGAIIIIIFLIATTLLYTNINNTNQPSDSSQSSEHSSRNEINTIEKAPEEDIEKKDKQSEEEPKAITEEVREAFIQGLESAVGLFVKDDLEIVAIGDSLTQGVGDSTDSGGYVGIIKNTLNDNENNQKVKVENFGKRGNRTDQLLKRMEKKEIDAAIKEADIVLITIGANDVMKIVKENFTNLNYEDFTKEQEGYKVRLREIFSKVTAANPDAKVYLLGIFNPFDKYFNNIKELDQIMRDWNKISENVTNEYSNVTFIPIADLFHNTEENLLYKEDNFHPNENGYKKMAERVLEYIKPEIAQESESAKEEAAN; from the coding sequence ATGCGGAAATTTTTCAACGGAGCAATAATCATTATTATATTCTTAATCGCAACAACATTATTGTATACAAACATTAATAATACAAATCAACCTTCTGATTCATCTCAGTCAAGTGAACACAGTAGCAGAAACGAGATTAATACAATCGAGAAAGCACCCGAAGAAGATATCGAAAAAAAGGACAAACAATCTGAAGAAGAACCAAAAGCCATTACAGAAGAAGTTCGTGAAGCATTTATCCAAGGTCTCGAAAGTGCTGTCGGATTATTTGTGAAAGATGACTTAGAAATTGTTGCCATTGGTGATTCCTTAACTCAAGGTGTTGGGGATAGCACAGACAGCGGCGGATATGTCGGGATTATAAAGAACACTCTTAATGATAATGAAAACAATCAAAAGGTTAAGGTAGAAAACTTCGGAAAACGCGGCAACAGAACAGACCAACTGCTTAAGCGAATGGAGAAAAAAGAAATTGATGCCGCTATTAAGGAAGCTGACATCGTCTTAATTACAATTGGTGCAAACGACGTCATGAAAATCGTTAAAGAGAATTTTACGAATTTAAATTATGAAGATTTTACGAAAGAGCAAGAAGGATACAAAGTAAGGCTAAGGGAAATCTTTTCAAAAGTTACTGCAGCTAATCCAGATGCAAAGGTGTATCTGCTAGGTATTTTTAATCCATTTGATAAGTATTTCAATAACATTAAAGAACTGGACCAAATTATGCGTGATTGGAACAAGATAAGTGAAAATGTAACGAATGAGTATAGTAATGTAACATTTATTCCAATTGCTGACCTTTTTCATAATACAGAAGAGAATTTACTGTACAAAGAAGATAACTTCCATCCAAATGAAAACGGCTATAAGAAAATGGCTGAACGTGTCCTTGAATACATTAAGCCTGAAATTGCACAAGAAAGTGAATCTGCCAAAGAAGAAGCGGCAAATTAA
- a CDS encoding AEC family transporter — MNIFIQVVFPVLLVFIAGFILQKWKQLDIKSLSTVGLYIMTPALVFKSFYTAELNMQYLKMVGFALLLLVAIIFVNKIYAKMRGYSQSIESGLILSTAFMNSGNYGAPIILFAYGEKGFEYAVSFMVLQAIIMNFFGVYYAARGQAGVQLAVRSVLKMPPTYAVLTALVMNVFDIKMPENIFSSIDLVAKATIPTVMLILGMQLANIAVRNFQWGKIMYGTMMRLLISPIIAFLITLVLPMEPLLQKVLIVLSATPSAATTTMYAVQFDAEPEMVSSITFINTLISVVTITTLLVLLA; from the coding sequence ATGAATATTTTTATCCAAGTCGTTTTTCCAGTATTACTTGTATTTATTGCAGGATTCATCTTACAAAAGTGGAAGCAACTAGACATCAAATCGCTCTCAACGGTTGGATTATACATTATGACGCCAGCTCTTGTATTTAAGAGCTTTTATACGGCAGAGCTAAATATGCAATATTTGAAAATGGTTGGGTTTGCACTGCTCTTGTTAGTGGCGATTATTTTTGTAAATAAAATCTATGCAAAGATGAGGGGCTATTCACAGTCGATTGAGAGTGGTTTGATTTTATCGACTGCTTTTATGAATTCAGGCAATTATGGGGCTCCGATTATTTTGTTTGCATACGGAGAGAAAGGCTTTGAATATGCCGTTTCGTTCATGGTTTTGCAAGCCATTATTATGAACTTCTTTGGTGTGTATTATGCTGCAAGAGGACAAGCAGGGGTGCAGCTTGCAGTTCGTTCTGTTTTGAAAATGCCGCCGACATATGCTGTTTTGACTGCTTTGGTGATGAATGTATTCGATATTAAAATGCCTGAAAATATTTTTTCATCTATTGACCTAGTGGCGAAGGCGACAATTCCAACAGTCATGCTCATCTTAGGTATGCAATTAGCGAATATTGCTGTGCGAAATTTTCAGTGGGGAAAAATAATGTATGGAACGATGATGCGTTTGTTGATTTCTCCGATTATCGCATTTCTCATTACACTTGTATTGCCAATGGAGCCGCTGCTACAAAAGGTTCTCATCGTATTATCGGCGACGCCGTCTGCAGCGACGACTACGATGTATGCTGTTCAATTTGATGCAGAGCCTGAAATGGTCTCAAGTATTACGTTTATCAACACGCTTATTAGTGTCGTAACAATTACAACCTTATTGGTGCTCTTAGCATAA
- a CDS encoding twin-arginine translocase TatA/TatE family subunit, with product MLTNIGIPGLILILVIALVIFGPSKLPEIGKAFGNTLKEFKNSTRDLVSDEETEKKENK from the coding sequence ATGCTAACGAATATCGGAATTCCAGGCTTAATCTTAATTCTAGTCATTGCGCTTGTTATTTTCGGACCGTCCAAGCTTCCAGAAATTGGGAAGGCGTTCGGAAATACATTAAAAGAATTTAAAAATTCAACAAGAGATCTCGTCTCAGACGAAGAGACTGAAAAGAAAGAGAATAAGTAA